The genomic stretch GTCGGGGTCCGGTCGCCACCGTGTTGGTGCAACGTGGCGTCCTCGAGAAGGGCGACTACTTGGTCTGCGGCGTGCAGTATGGCCGTGTCCGCGCCTTGTTCGATGAGACAGGTAATAACGTCGCTGCGGCGGGTCCGTCCATTCCGGTGCAATTGCTCGGTCTGTCCGGCGTGCCGGATGCGGGTGATGATTTTGTCGTAGTAGCGGATGAGCGTCTTGCGAAAGACGTGGCACAGCAACGTGATGCAAAACGTCGCGAAACACGTTTGGTTGCGCAAGGTGGCAACCGCATGGAAGACATCATGGCGCAAATGGGCGAGGGCGCTTCGCAGCAAACGCTCAACCTCGTCGTCAAGGCCGACGTCCATGGCACCTTCCAAGCATTGCGCGAAGCATTGACGGGTCTGTCCAACAACCAAATTCGTATCAATGTGATCGGCGGCGGCGTAGGTGGTATCACCGATTCCGATGCGCAGTTGGCGGCCACTTCCAAGGCTGCGATCATCGGCTTCAACGTGCGTGCAGACGCAACCGCGAAGCGCACGATTGATACGCACGGATTGGATGTTCGTTACTTCTCGATCATCTACGACGTCATCGACCAAGTGAAGCAAATTGCCTCGGGTGTGTTGGGCAAGGAAATTCGCGAAGAGATCATCGGTACGGCAGCCGTGCAGCAAGTGTTCCGTCACTCGAAGTTCGGCTCCATTGCCGGCAGCGTGGTGATCGAAGGCGTGATTCGTCGCGGCAAGCCTGTGCGCGTGTTGCGCGACAGCACGGTGATCTTCGAAGGCGATTTGGATTCTTTGCGTCGCTTCCAAGAAAACGTCGACGAAGTGAAGCAGGGTACCGAATGCGGTATCGGCGTGAAGGGTTACGATCAAGTGCGTCCGGGTGACCAGATCGAATGCTTCGAACGCATTGAAGTGCAACGTACACTCTGATGGTCGGTCGCAAGTCCTTCCATCGAAGTGACCGCGTCGCGGCGCAATTGCGCCGTGACGTCGGCACCTTGGTGCACAACGCCATGCGCGAATACGGACTCCCTTCGGTCAGTGTTTCGGACGTAGAAGTCACGCGTGATCTCGCGCATGCGAAAGTATTTGTCACCGCGTTTGAAAAAGACTCTGCGCTTGAAACTTTGAAAGCACTGCAACAGCTTTCAAAAGAACTGCGCAAGTCGCTCGCGCACATGATGAAGTTGCGTCATGTGCCCGAACTGCATTTTTTCTATGATGAATCTCTGGATCGCGGCGAGCATATCGAGACACTCTTGAAGCAATTGCCGACCGCGGACCTGTCTGAAGAAGACGAAGGCACGGCGGACGGGGACGACACGTCCCATTGAGTAAATTGCTGGCGGTTTTGGCGCACGTTGCGTCTACAATCGGTGCATGACGCAGTCGCCGCGACGCCCACGCTTTCGACCATTGCACGGCATCTTGCTGTTAGACAAATCGCGTGGGCCAAGTTCGAATCAAGCCTTGCAGCGCGTCCGGCATTTGTTTCAAGCCGAGAAAGCGGGACACACCGGTTCATTGGATCCGTTGGCCACCGGTCTGCTACCTATTTGCTTTGGTGAGGCCACCAAGATTGCCGGCGGTTTGCTCGGTGCTCGCAAAGCCTACGAGACGGTTGCGCGCCTGGGCGTTGTGACCGACACCGATGATGCAGAAGGCGAAGTGCTTCGTACCTGCGAGGTGCCTCCTGTCACCCTCGATCAAATCCAAGCAGCACTGTCCGAATTGACCGGTCATTTGCAGCAAGTGCCTCCCATCTATTCCGCATTGAAGCGTGGGGGTGAGCCCCTCTATGTCAAAGCGCGGCGTGGCGAAAAGATCGAAATCGCGCCAAGAGCCGTCGATGTGCATGCTTTCGAATTAGTCGGAGCGGGTGACCTTCTGGAAAATGTGCCGCTGTTACGGCTTCATGTTGAGTGTGGCTCCGGTACCTACGTACGCAGCCTGGTGCGCGACTTGGGTGAAAAGTTGGGCTGTGGCGCACACGTTGCTGAATTGCGCAGGCTTTGGGTCGACCCCTTCCGTGAGCCGCGCATGTGGACCTTCGAAGCCCTGCAAGACATGGTGGAGCGTGGCGGACTACAGACGCTGGACGCCTGCCTGCTGCCGATCGAGACGGGGCTGACGGCATGGCTTGAAGTGTCCGTTCAGCCGTCGCAGGCCTTGGCTTTGGCGCGCGGCCAAGTTGTTCACGGTGCCTTTCCAAACCCTGGTGAAGTGGCGATCTTCGATCGAGCCGGCAAAGCCCTGGGCCTCGGGCTGGTGGACGAAACCGGTGCGCTTCGCCCAAAACGCCTGTTCATTTGGACGGCTCATTTAGCCAAGCCCGATCCGACATTAAGCGCAGGCATGTGACACGGGCGAACGCCTTGACGTACAATATGTCCGCCCATGCATAACGCATGGGCATTTCTTTCACGGCGATATGCACGGTGTCTGGCTGCCGAACCAGGTTCCTGTGATATGCGCATCTAAATAGGGTTAGTAAGGCAATGTCAATCGACACCAGCAAGATCATTGAAGACAACAAGCGTGGCGCCAACGACACCGGTTCGCCGGAAGTCCAAGTCGCGTTGCTCACCGCTCGCATCGAAATGCTGACCGGTCACTTCAAAGTGCACAAACAAGATCACCACAGCCGTCGCGGTTTGTTGAAACTCGTCAACACGCGTCGTAGCTTGCTCGACTATCTGCACCGCAAGGACGCAGAAAGGTACAAGGCTTTGATCCAGAAGTTGGGTCTGCGCCGCTAAGCCAATATCAACCGCGGCCTTATGGCCGCGGTTTTATTTTTGCAATACCAAAATTCGCACGGGCAGGGGCTCGGCGAAAACCATGAAACCAAGGATCAAACCATCGTGGCAAAAATCACCAAGAGCTTTCAGTACGGCGGTCGCACCGTCACCCTAGAAACCGGCGAAATCGCACGCCAAGCCGGCGGCGCCGTCATGGTTTCGGTGGATGGCACGGTTGTGCTCGCCACGGCAGTG from Lysobacter sp. HDW10 encodes the following:
- the rpsO gene encoding 30S ribosomal protein S15 is translated as MSIDTSKIIEDNKRGANDTGSPEVQVALLTARIEMLTGHFKVHKQDHHSRRGLLKLVNTRRSLLDYLHRKDAERYKALIQKLGLRR
- the truB gene encoding tRNA pseudouridine(55) synthase TruB, which translates into the protein MTQSPRRPRFRPLHGILLLDKSRGPSSNQALQRVRHLFQAEKAGHTGSLDPLATGLLPICFGEATKIAGGLLGARKAYETVARLGVVTDTDDAEGEVLRTCEVPPVTLDQIQAALSELTGHLQQVPPIYSALKRGGEPLYVKARRGEKIEIAPRAVDVHAFELVGAGDLLENVPLLRLHVECGSGTYVRSLVRDLGEKLGCGAHVAELRRLWVDPFREPRMWTFEALQDMVERGGLQTLDACLLPIETGLTAWLEVSVQPSQALALARGQVVHGAFPNPGEVAIFDRAGKALGLGLVDETGALRPKRLFIWTAHLAKPDPTLSAGM
- the rbfA gene encoding 30S ribosome-binding factor RbfA; translation: MVGRKSFHRSDRVAAQLRRDVGTLVHNAMREYGLPSVSVSDVEVTRDLAHAKVFVTAFEKDSALETLKALQQLSKELRKSLAHMMKLRHVPELHFFYDESLDRGEHIETLLKQLPTADLSEEDEGTADGDDTSH